In a single window of the Rhizobium tropici CIAT 899 genome:
- a CDS encoding SDR family oxidoreductase — MKIVIIGGTGLIGSKTSDRLRKQGHEVIAAAPNTGVNTITGEGLAEALAGASVVMDLANSPSFEDKAVLEFFETAGRNLATAEKAAGVKHHIALSIIGVDRLPDSGYMRAKAAQEKIIRESGIPYTIVHSTQFMEFIGGIAQSATSGNTVRLPVGYVQPIASDDVADAMAAVAMAAPINGIVEISGPERIRMNELVARYLKAMGDVRQVEGDPEARYFGTKLEDGSLVSDKNPRLGRITFEQWFATSARK, encoded by the coding sequence ATGAAAATCGTCATCATCGGCGGAACCGGCCTGATCGGTTCGAAGACATCGGACCGCCTTCGCAAGCAAGGCCATGAAGTCATTGCCGCCGCCCCGAACACCGGCGTCAACACGATCACCGGCGAAGGACTAGCTGAGGCACTCGCCGGCGCCTCCGTCGTCATGGACCTCGCAAACTCGCCTTCCTTCGAGGACAAAGCCGTGCTCGAATTCTTCGAGACGGCAGGCCGCAATCTGGCGACAGCGGAAAAGGCCGCCGGCGTAAAGCATCATATCGCCCTGTCGATCATCGGTGTCGATCGCCTGCCCGACAGCGGCTACATGCGCGCCAAGGCTGCCCAGGAAAAGATCATCCGCGAATCCGGCATTCCCTACACGATCGTCCATTCGACGCAGTTCATGGAATTCATCGGCGGCATCGCCCAGTCCGCCACCAGCGGGAATACGGTGCGGCTGCCTGTCGGCTATGTGCAGCCGATCGCCTCCGATGACGTCGCCGACGCCATGGCCGCCGTTGCAATGGCGGCGCCCATCAATGGCATTGTCGAGATCTCCGGCCCGGAACGCATCCGGATGAACGAGCTCGTCGCCCGCTACTTGAAGGCCATGGGCGATGTGCGCCAAGTCGAAGGGGATCCCGAAGCCCGCTATTTCGGCACAAAGCTGGAGGACGGCTCGCTTGTCTCCGACAAAAATCCCCGCCTTGGCCGCATCACCTTCGAACAATGGTTCGCAACCTCCGCGCGGAAATGA
- a CDS encoding alpha/beta fold hydrolase produces the protein MQDISKQSAASLSRRHALLGGLTAGIAAGLPAIAAAKTAKQSLTATVTPGKPAMSTITTKDGTEIYYKDWGTGPVVTFSHGWPLNSDAWEGQMLFLARRGFRVVAHDRRGHGRSSQPRSGNDMNGYADDLAAVIEALDLRDATLVGHSTGGGEVARYIGRHGTKRVAKAVLIAAVPPVMVKSAANPEGLPIEAFDAIRAGLAKDRSQFYRDFAPQFYGANRPGSNVSQGTLDQFWLWGMQAGLLNAYECVKAFSETDFTEDLKKFDVPTLVVHGEDDQIVPIKDTAVKSVRLIKGAKNIYYPGAPHGITATHQDQLNADLLAFLKA, from the coding sequence ATGCAGGACATTTCAAAGCAGTCGGCCGCTAGTCTCTCGCGGCGCCACGCTCTACTCGGCGGCCTCACCGCCGGTATCGCCGCCGGCTTGCCCGCGATTGCCGCCGCCAAAACTGCGAAACAGTCCCTCACCGCCACCGTCACCCCCGGAAAGCCGGCAATGAGCACGATCACGACCAAGGACGGCACGGAAATCTACTACAAGGACTGGGGGACCGGTCCTGTCGTCACCTTCTCTCACGGCTGGCCGCTGAATTCAGATGCCTGGGAAGGCCAGATGCTCTTTCTCGCCCGGCGCGGCTTCCGCGTCGTGGCGCACGATCGCCGCGGCCATGGACGCTCCAGCCAGCCGAGATCGGGCAATGACATGAACGGATACGCCGACGATCTGGCCGCCGTTATCGAGGCGCTGGACCTCAGGGACGCAACGCTGGTCGGCCACTCCACCGGCGGCGGCGAAGTCGCCCGCTATATCGGCCGACACGGTACGAAGCGTGTCGCCAAGGCCGTCCTCATTGCCGCCGTGCCGCCCGTCATGGTGAAATCGGCAGCCAATCCGGAAGGCCTGCCGATCGAGGCGTTCGACGCGATCCGTGCTGGCCTCGCTAAGGATCGTTCGCAATTCTACCGCGACTTCGCCCCGCAATTCTACGGCGCTAATCGACCTGGCTCGAACGTTTCCCAAGGCACGCTCGACCAATTCTGGCTCTGGGGCATGCAGGCCGGCCTCTTGAATGCCTATGAATGCGTCAAGGCTTTCTCCGAGACCGACTTCACCGAAGATCTAAAGAAGTTCGATGTGCCGACGCTCGTCGTGCATGGGGAAGACGACCAGATCGTGCCGATCAAGGATACCGCCGTCAAATCCGTGCGGCTGATCAAGGGTGCCAAGAATATCTACTATCCCGGCGCACCGCACGGCATCACCGCCACGCATCAGGACCAGCTCAACGCTGACCTGCTCGCCTTCCTCAAGGCTTGA
- a CDS encoding sugar ABC transporter ATP-binding protein, whose amino-acid sequence MMPAPVLEIRDVSKCFGAIKALTDVTFTLERGEVHALCGENGAGKSTLMNIIAGVLQPDEGDILIDGALVKIASPATAQSLGIGLVHQEIALCPDATVAENMFMAATNRRRSPLMNFSRLEREAQAVMDRLAPIDVRRRVGELPISSQQLVEIAKALTLDCRILIFDEPTAALTVAEAQLLFGIINDLKAQGISIVYISHRMAEIFSLCDRVTVFRDGRYVSTERVSDITADDVVRCMVGREITQLYPEKQNEAERTSEAILSIHNLGDGRRFHDVSFELRKGEILGIGGLIGSGRTEIAEGICGLRQTTTGEVRLRGKALRVTSYAEAVRAGVVYLSEDRKGSGVFLDLSIAQNIAVLDLKSLTGRFGLLNAKAEAERAGDLARRLGVRMGGINLPVSSLSGGNQQKVAIAKQLAVDPKVILLDEPTRGIDVGAKSEIHRLLRDLARSGIGIVVITSELQELLGLCDRAIVIREGSVAGDVEGAAMTEEAIMRLASGVGARQHITSKASEHAV is encoded by the coding sequence ATGATGCCAGCACCGGTCTTGGAGATACGCGATGTCAGCAAATGCTTCGGTGCCATCAAGGCGCTGACGGATGTGACATTCACGCTTGAAAGGGGCGAGGTGCATGCCCTCTGCGGCGAGAATGGCGCGGGCAAGTCGACGCTCATGAATATCATCGCCGGCGTGCTGCAGCCGGATGAGGGAGATATCCTCATCGATGGCGCGCTCGTGAAGATTGCTTCTCCAGCCACTGCTCAGTCGCTGGGCATCGGCCTCGTCCATCAGGAAATCGCGCTCTGCCCGGACGCCACCGTTGCCGAGAACATGTTCATGGCGGCGACAAACCGCCGCCGCTCGCCCCTCATGAATTTCTCAAGGCTGGAGCGGGAAGCGCAGGCAGTGATGGACCGTCTTGCTCCGATCGATGTCCGCCGGAGGGTCGGCGAACTGCCGATCTCAAGCCAGCAGCTGGTCGAGATCGCCAAAGCGCTGACGCTCGACTGCCGTATTCTGATCTTCGACGAGCCGACCGCGGCATTGACGGTCGCGGAGGCGCAGCTGCTCTTCGGCATCATTAACGATCTGAAGGCTCAGGGCATTTCGATCGTCTATATCAGCCACCGCATGGCGGAAATCTTCAGCCTTTGTGATCGTGTTACCGTCTTTCGCGACGGCCGCTATGTCTCGACGGAACGAGTATCGGATATCACGGCTGATGATGTGGTGCGCTGCATGGTCGGCCGTGAAATCACCCAGCTCTATCCGGAAAAGCAGAACGAAGCCGAGCGCACAAGCGAGGCTATTCTTTCCATCCACAATCTCGGCGATGGCAGACGGTTTCACGATGTCAGTTTCGAATTGCGCAAAGGCGAAATTCTCGGTATCGGCGGCCTGATCGGCTCCGGACGGACCGAGATTGCCGAAGGTATCTGCGGACTGCGCCAGACGACCACAGGCGAGGTCCGATTGCGGGGCAAGGCGCTTCGGGTGACGTCCTATGCGGAAGCGGTACGGGCTGGCGTCGTCTATCTCTCCGAGGATCGCAAGGGTTCCGGCGTCTTTCTCGATCTGTCGATTGCACAAAACATTGCCGTTCTCGATTTGAAGTCGCTAACCGGACGGTTCGGGCTCTTGAATGCGAAGGCAGAGGCCGAGCGGGCAGGCGACCTTGCACGCCGTCTCGGCGTTCGCATGGGCGGTATTAACCTGCCGGTCTCATCGCTCTCGGGCGGTAATCAGCAGAAGGTTGCCATTGCAAAGCAACTGGCGGTCGATCCGAAAGTGATCCTGCTGGATGAGCCGACGCGCGGCATCGACGTCGGCGCGAAGTCCGAGATTCACCGCTTGCTGCGTGATCTCGCGCGCTCCGGGATCGGCATCGTCGTCATCACCTCGGAACTGCAGGAGCTTCTCGGTCTCTGCGACCGGGCGATCGTCATCCGCGAAGGCAGCGTCGCTGGCGACGTCGAAGGCGCGGCGATGACGGAGGAAGCCATCATGCGGCTCGCATCCGGTGTTGGTGCGAGACAACACATCACATCGAAGGCATCAGAGCATGCCGTCTGA
- a CDS encoding PAS domain-containing protein produces the protein MTRVWSYRPQLLHLGQFFATYILGCGFAQTLAIVPGTGISIWPPSGLFIAILMLAPKQSWPWWVSVGCLGELFSNVLWFHSPLPAAVLIYAGNALEAMVGAWLVNWALGRPVRLETLREVLVFVALGAGVAPVVSATVGSATLAWFGIFSQTFSGAWPLWWIGDATGVLIVGPLALVVIQNWNRKAELSVARWLEACAVGLILLGVAALSLGSYLPFAYIIMPPLLWAAVRFEFKGAVVTLALLALITAIVTISGASQFAGNAESQRHNRIMLQLFLAISAFSALVVAAISRQHQLALQTLRQSVDALRDRERELEQIVNMVPVQIRRLTPAGEPTFFNKRLLDYFGLDDVGQLDNRDSSRLVTAMRTFVHPDDSDRLLNAVRRSIATGEPYAMKYRMRRADGVYRWFDGRWEPLLDDDGGIVEWFAISIDIDDEVRAQKALRDRERELSQLVDALPVHIWSWTPAGELAYVNKRSLEDLGLSGANFEDSTRVAQELVHPEDAPKVLHASANSLRSGDPFMMRYRRRWKDGSYRWMEARAQPLRDRDGTIVQWYQVSIDIDDQVQAEEALKTSKRQLEQMIDTLPINILSFAPSRRMTYTSRRYLDNVGTPTPDIENFDSLARDLAHPEDFPIMFQRAMNGFATGQPFVNRFRRRTRDGTYRWIEARAQPLLDADGTIVQWYIISIDIEDEMLAQEALRERERFLWQLVETLPAMIDCAAPNGEPVYRSQQLREFLGYELEDLDGAKKSRLNGTLDAGVHPEDLAGVKEQYARCLSTGEPYARRHRLRRFDGEYRWVETRAAPMRDSEGAIVQWNVICLDIDGEVRMQEELRMAHERLARASQAASLAELSASIAHEVNQPLAAIVANSHACYRWLSAEPVNVERAKITTERVIRDANSAAEVVSRIRALFKQSVDNRVSLSTAGVIAEACSLVAGEALRRRIRIDIDVEDKLLPVAVDRIQIQQVLVNLIRNGMEAMDVVAGEKTIDVRAHRLGSEVQIEIGDRGNGIEFPDQIFEPFFTTKENGMGMGLAICRSIVEAHGGRLWAEKNEPRGARFIFTLPTMGKAAP, from the coding sequence ATGACGCGCGTCTGGTCGTACCGCCCCCAACTCCTGCACCTAGGTCAATTTTTTGCGACCTATATTCTGGGGTGCGGCTTCGCACAGACACTTGCAATCGTACCCGGAACAGGCATTTCCATATGGCCCCCCAGCGGGCTTTTCATCGCAATCCTTATGCTCGCGCCCAAGCAGAGCTGGCCGTGGTGGGTATCGGTCGGCTGCCTCGGGGAGCTATTCAGCAATGTCCTGTGGTTCCACAGCCCGCTGCCCGCCGCCGTTCTGATTTATGCCGGCAACGCGCTCGAAGCCATGGTCGGCGCGTGGCTCGTGAACTGGGCTTTGGGTCGGCCGGTTCGACTGGAAACCCTGCGGGAAGTTCTTGTATTCGTCGCGTTAGGCGCTGGAGTGGCTCCCGTGGTGAGCGCGACGGTCGGAAGCGCGACGCTTGCTTGGTTCGGCATATTTTCACAAACCTTCTCAGGGGCCTGGCCACTCTGGTGGATCGGGGATGCCACGGGCGTCCTGATCGTCGGACCGCTCGCGTTGGTCGTGATCCAGAACTGGAACAGAAAGGCCGAGCTATCGGTTGCGCGGTGGCTTGAAGCATGCGCGGTGGGGCTGATCCTTCTCGGCGTCGCGGCCCTTTCGCTCGGCAGCTACCTGCCCTTCGCCTATATCATCATGCCGCCACTACTTTGGGCCGCCGTGCGATTCGAATTCAAGGGCGCTGTCGTCACTCTCGCCCTTCTCGCGCTAATTACCGCGATCGTCACGATATCCGGTGCCAGCCAGTTTGCCGGAAATGCCGAGAGCCAGCGCCACAACCGGATCATGCTTCAACTCTTTCTGGCGATTTCGGCATTTTCAGCTCTGGTTGTGGCCGCCATATCCCGGCAGCATCAGCTCGCCTTACAGACATTGCGTCAGAGTGTGGACGCTCTGCGTGACCGAGAGCGGGAGCTCGAGCAGATCGTAAACATGGTTCCCGTCCAAATTAGGCGTCTGACCCCGGCAGGTGAGCCAACCTTCTTCAATAAACGGCTGCTCGACTATTTCGGCCTGGATGACGTCGGGCAGTTGGACAATCGGGATAGCAGTCGTTTGGTGACCGCCATGCGGACTTTTGTTCACCCGGACGATTCCGATAGGCTCTTGAACGCGGTCCGACGCTCGATCGCGACCGGCGAGCCCTACGCAATGAAATATCGCATGCGTCGTGCAGATGGCGTCTATCGCTGGTTCGACGGTCGATGGGAGCCATTGCTCGACGATGACGGCGGGATCGTTGAGTGGTTTGCAATCTCCATCGACATCGATGATGAAGTGCGCGCGCAGAAGGCCTTGCGCGATCGGGAGCGAGAGCTCTCGCAGCTTGTGGACGCCCTGCCGGTCCACATCTGGAGCTGGACGCCTGCTGGAGAGCTGGCCTATGTCAACAAGCGATCTTTGGAAGATCTCGGCCTCTCTGGGGCGAACTTCGAAGATAGCACCCGCGTGGCGCAAGAACTGGTTCATCCCGAAGATGCTCCCAAGGTGCTGCATGCGTCAGCCAACTCCCTCAGATCCGGCGACCCCTTCATGATGCGGTATCGCCGGCGTTGGAAAGATGGCAGCTACCGGTGGATGGAGGCGCGCGCGCAGCCTCTGCGTGATCGAGATGGAACGATCGTGCAATGGTATCAAGTGTCCATCGACATCGACGATCAGGTGCAGGCCGAAGAAGCGCTGAAGACCAGCAAGCGGCAATTGGAGCAGATGATCGACACCCTGCCGATCAATATCCTGAGCTTCGCTCCATCGCGCAGGATGACCTATACGAGCAGACGATATCTGGACAATGTCGGTACACCAACACCCGACATCGAGAACTTCGATTCGCTGGCGCGAGATTTGGCTCACCCTGAAGACTTTCCGATCATGTTTCAGAGAGCAATGAATGGCTTCGCGACCGGCCAGCCTTTCGTAAACCGGTTTCGTCGGCGTACCAGGGATGGAACCTATCGGTGGATCGAGGCCCGCGCGCAGCCTCTGCTGGATGCCGATGGTACCATCGTACAATGGTATATCATCTCGATCGATATCGAAGATGAGATGCTCGCGCAGGAGGCGCTACGGGAAAGAGAACGCTTTCTCTGGCAATTGGTGGAAACGCTGCCGGCGATGATCGATTGCGCTGCGCCTAATGGCGAGCCGGTCTATCGCAGCCAGCAGCTTCGGGAATTCCTTGGCTACGAGTTGGAAGACTTGGACGGCGCGAAGAAATCGCGGCTGAATGGCACGCTCGATGCCGGGGTGCACCCAGAGGATCTTGCCGGGGTCAAGGAACAGTACGCCCGTTGCCTGTCGACCGGCGAACCCTATGCACGCAGGCATCGCTTGCGCCGTTTCGATGGCGAATATCGCTGGGTCGAGACGCGAGCCGCGCCGATGCGCGACAGCGAAGGCGCAATCGTGCAATGGAATGTGATCTGCCTGGATATCGATGGTGAGGTTCGAATGCAGGAGGAGTTGCGCATGGCGCACGAGCGGCTGGCGCGCGCCAGCCAGGCGGCGAGCCTTGCCGAGCTTTCCGCCTCCATCGCACACGAGGTGAACCAGCCTCTGGCGGCGATCGTCGCCAATTCGCATGCATGCTACCGCTGGCTTTCAGCTGAGCCTGTCAATGTCGAACGAGCGAAGATCACCACTGAACGTGTCATTCGTGATGCCAATTCAGCGGCGGAAGTCGTCAGTCGCATCCGGGCGCTGTTCAAGCAATCCGTGGACAATAGAGTCAGCCTGTCGACCGCAGGCGTTATCGCCGAGGCATGTAGCCTGGTGGCTGGCGAGGCTTTGCGTCGCCGCATCCGAATCGACATCGATGTGGAAGACAAGCTTCTGCCTGTCGCGGTCGATCGCATCCAGATTCAACAGGTCCTGGTCAATCTTATCCGCAATGGCATGGAGGCAATGGACGTCGTTGCAGGGGAAAAAACTATCGACGTGCGCGCCCATCGCTTGGGCAGCGAAGTGCAGATCGAAATAGGCGACCGGGGAAACGGCATCGAGTTCCCGGATCAGATCTTCGAACCTTTCTTTACGACGAAAGAGAACGGAATGGGCATGGGCCTTGCCATCTGCCGTTCGATCGTCGAAGCGCATGGCGGGCGTTTATGGGCCGAGAAAAATGAACCGCGTGGCGCGCGGTTCATTTTCACCTTACCAACCATGGGGAAAGCGGCGCCATGA
- a CDS encoding mechanosensitive ion channel family protein: MFGEHHFLPLVLINLLGLAGIVIWHIQGRSRPTGRLIVQILFFGTMSLVLGLGGVSPYRLDDVELQEAGILLAKSARVLWWLHLAWTMIGFVQIYITLNHKPREAHLLQDLIVGVVYLGVALAVIGFVFGAPIGPLVATSGVVAIIIGLALQNTLADVFSGIALTLGRAYVIGDWIQLGDGTEGRVAETNWRSTNLLTGGHNVVVLPNSVLAKQGMTNLSRPDETHWISLSMHVAATQPPSVVEDLMLGVLRSCERIVKIPPPSVALKAIDAMAIEVELQFCVASPASRMSAKNEVIDLVYRHCKTNGLSLAMPPESLSWVTAVASGEPAAISRPLSSSRV; the protein is encoded by the coding sequence ATGTTTGGCGAACATCATTTCCTGCCGCTCGTCCTGATCAACCTGCTCGGGCTGGCTGGCATTGTCATTTGGCATATCCAGGGACGCAGCCGTCCGACCGGGCGCCTGATCGTGCAAATCCTGTTCTTCGGCACCATGAGTCTTGTGCTCGGCCTGGGAGGAGTTTCGCCCTATCGCCTCGACGATGTCGAGCTTCAGGAGGCCGGCATCCTGCTGGCCAAATCCGCAAGGGTTCTCTGGTGGCTCCATCTGGCTTGGACGATGATCGGTTTCGTGCAGATCTATATCACCCTCAACCACAAGCCGCGGGAAGCACATCTGCTGCAGGATCTGATCGTCGGTGTCGTCTATCTCGGCGTAGCTCTGGCAGTCATCGGCTTCGTCTTCGGAGCGCCGATCGGCCCGTTGGTTGCCACGTCAGGCGTGGTCGCCATCATCATAGGCCTGGCGCTGCAGAACACACTTGCCGATGTCTTTTCCGGCATTGCGCTCACGCTCGGTCGTGCTTACGTCATCGGCGACTGGATCCAGCTTGGCGACGGGACGGAAGGGCGCGTCGCCGAAACCAACTGGCGCTCGACCAATCTTTTGACCGGCGGGCACAATGTCGTCGTCCTGCCCAATAGCGTGCTTGCGAAACAGGGAATGACCAATCTCAGTCGTCCTGACGAGACGCACTGGATTTCACTTTCCATGCACGTTGCCGCCACCCAGCCGCCGTCTGTCGTTGAAGACCTCATGCTGGGTGTTTTGCGGAGCTGCGAGCGTATCGTTAAAATTCCGCCGCCGTCCGTCGCGCTCAAAGCGATCGATGCAATGGCTATCGAGGTTGAGCTGCAGTTTTGCGTGGCAAGCCCGGCGAGCAGGATGTCCGCCAAAAATGAGGTCATTGATCTCGTCTATCGGCATTGCAAGACGAACGGCCTCTCATTGGCGATGCCGCCGGAGAGCCTGTCCTGGGTGACGGCCGTCGCCAGCGGTGAACCAGCAGCCATCAGCAGACCGCTCTCGTCCAGCAGGGTTTAG
- a CDS encoding response regulator transcription factor yields MTPDNHVVFIVDDDERIREALGELLETHGMRAIAFGSAGDYVEAKKPDLPACLILDVELPDINGLELQRQIAEGDHPPIVFITGHGDIPSSVRAIKHGAVDFLTKPFSDEDLMAAVHTAISEDRRKRSERAELSLLKRRYLELTPRERDVLPLVVSGLLNKQAASQLGISEVTLQVHRRNVMQKMAAASLADLVRIAERLGIQIIHSRRMGGN; encoded by the coding sequence ATGACACCGGACAACCATGTTGTTTTCATCGTCGACGATGACGAGCGCATCAGGGAGGCGCTCGGCGAGCTCCTGGAGACCCACGGCATGCGCGCCATCGCGTTCGGTTCGGCGGGTGACTATGTCGAGGCCAAGAAACCTGATCTACCTGCCTGTCTGATACTCGACGTTGAATTGCCCGATATCAACGGCCTCGAATTGCAGCGGCAGATCGCCGAGGGCGATCATCCGCCGATCGTCTTCATCACCGGTCATGGCGACATCCCTTCCTCTGTGCGGGCGATCAAGCACGGCGCGGTGGATTTCCTGACCAAACCATTCAGCGATGAGGACCTCATGGCCGCGGTTCATACAGCAATTTCCGAAGATCGGCGAAAGCGATCGGAACGGGCCGAACTAAGCTTGTTGAAGCGGCGTTATCTCGAACTGACCCCACGCGAACGCGACGTGCTGCCGCTCGTGGTCAGCGGTCTGCTCAACAAGCAAGCGGCATCGCAACTCGGAATCAGCGAAGTGACGCTGCAAGTCCATCGACGGAATGTGATGCAGAAGATGGCGGCGGCATCGCTCGCTGATCTCGTGCGCATAGCGGAACGATTGGGAATACAGATCATCCATTCGCGCCGCATGGGAGGAAATTGA
- a CDS encoding cupin domain-containing protein, with amino-acid sequence MIKPILGLTLAALLYTAAAANETGEKDAKVTLVYEHALPNVPGKSIKGILVEYGPGGFSPGHRHPTSAFIYATVLEGAIRSQVNDGPVKVYKAGENFSEMPGDRHGVSANASKTKPAKLLAVFVVDSSQKELTFPLKK; translated from the coding sequence ATGATCAAGCCTATCCTCGGCCTTACCCTGGCCGCGCTTCTGTACACCGCCGCCGCCGCCAATGAGACCGGCGAAAAAGATGCCAAGGTTACCCTCGTCTATGAACACGCACTGCCGAATGTCCCCGGCAAGAGCATCAAGGGTATTCTGGTCGAGTACGGCCCGGGCGGCTTCTCTCCGGGCCACAGGCATCCCACCTCTGCCTTCATCTATGCGACGGTTCTGGAAGGGGCGATCCGCAGCCAGGTCAACGACGGTCCGGTCAAGGTCTACAAGGCCGGAGAAAACTTCTCCGAGATGCCGGGCGATCGCCATGGCGTCAGCGCAAATGCCAGCAAGACCAAGCCGGCGAAGCTCCTGGCGGTCTTCGTCGTCGACAGCAGTCAGAAGGAACTGACCTTCCCGCTCAAGAAATAG
- a CDS encoding substrate-binding domain-containing protein, producing the protein MRKFLSTTAMAVLAAAAFASTVSAAETENPFRCKPGEKYVMNVMVSGVEYWFPVYEMFKQAGRQLGCETAYTGTPEYDVNKQIATFDQALAQNPAGILVHPMNSDPFIEPINRAIDQGTAVVTFAADSPLSKRISFITSDNTREGTYAADAIAAKLGGKGEYAVLENPGQDNHDKRIAAFIARMETKYPDMKLVGRAASNQDPNKAYQGLMSLVQAHPNLNAVFMPEANSAIGAAQANKESGGKILVMCADVNANILDMIKAGEVFGSINPNQGMQGYMGFMMLWLAKHPELIDPMNDAKRSGFNPMSIPFVDNGLSIVTAANADNFYWDKYLKRRGTKGIEE; encoded by the coding sequence TTGCGCAAATTTCTAAGCACAACCGCAATGGCTGTTCTGGCTGCAGCGGCATTCGCTTCGACGGTGTCGGCGGCTGAGACGGAAAATCCGTTTCGCTGCAAGCCCGGCGAAAAATACGTCATGAACGTCATGGTGTCCGGCGTCGAATACTGGTTCCCGGTTTATGAGATGTTCAAGCAGGCCGGCCGCCAGCTCGGCTGCGAGACCGCCTACACCGGAACGCCGGAATATGACGTCAACAAGCAGATCGCCACGTTTGACCAGGCGCTTGCCCAGAACCCGGCCGGCATTCTCGTTCATCCGATGAATTCCGACCCCTTTATCGAGCCGATCAACCGCGCGATCGATCAGGGTACAGCCGTCGTCACCTTTGCGGCGGACTCGCCGCTTTCCAAGCGCATCTCCTTCATCACCTCGGACAATACGCGCGAGGGCACCTACGCCGCCGACGCGATTGCCGCGAAGCTTGGCGGCAAGGGCGAATATGCCGTGCTGGAAAATCCGGGCCAGGACAATCATGACAAGCGCATCGCGGCTTTCATCGCCCGCATGGAAACAAAATATCCCGACATGAAGCTCGTCGGTCGAGCCGCATCGAACCAGGACCCTAACAAGGCCTACCAGGGTCTCATGAGTTTGGTGCAGGCGCATCCGAACCTCAATGCCGTGTTCATGCCTGAAGCCAACTCGGCAATCGGCGCGGCCCAGGCCAACAAGGAAAGCGGCGGCAAGATCCTCGTCATGTGCGCCGACGTCAATGCCAACATTCTCGACATGATCAAGGCAGGCGAAGTGTTCGGCTCGATCAATCCGAACCAGGGCATGCAGGGCTACATGGGTTTCATGATGCTCTGGCTTGCCAAGCATCCGGAGCTGATCGACCCGATGAACGATGCCAAGCGTTCTGGCTTCAACCCGATGAGCATTCCCTTTGTCGATAATGGCCTGTCGATCGTCACGGCCGCCAACGCCGACAATTTCTATTGGGACAAATACCTGAAACGCCGTGGTACCAAGGGCATCGAGGAGTAA
- a CDS encoding MBL fold metallo-hydrolase, with protein sequence MSLDINSRAGRTGPDELVPSRYAVQIGDIEVLVISDGVLPLPTKMLGYNASPADRAAWLNDMFLPQDAFDWALNAVVVRSGKQTILIDAGLGLDPELNLPRAGQLVKRLDAAGIDLGSVTDVVLTHMHMDHVGGLLVDGVKERLRSDLRIHVAAAEVKFWEAPDFTHVSMPPGFPDALRAAAKQFRKEYDSKLRLFDDEQEVAPGVVVSRTGGHTPGHSVVRVASGKDRLMFAGDAVFAVGFEHPDWHNGFEHDPEEAARVRVRLLRELAANGSFLVATHMPFPSVGHVAADGDAFRWVPAFWDY encoded by the coding sequence ATGAGCTTGGACATCAACTCACGCGCCGGGAGAACGGGACCCGACGAACTGGTCCCGTCGCGCTACGCGGTGCAGATCGGTGATATTGAGGTGCTGGTGATCAGCGATGGCGTGCTGCCGTTGCCGACCAAGATGTTGGGATACAATGCCAGTCCGGCCGATCGCGCGGCCTGGCTGAACGACATGTTCCTGCCGCAAGACGCTTTCGACTGGGCGCTGAACGCGGTCGTGGTGCGCAGCGGCAAGCAGACGATCCTCATCGATGCAGGTCTGGGCTTAGACCCGGAGTTGAACCTGCCGCGGGCCGGTCAGTTGGTCAAGCGGCTGGACGCTGCGGGCATCGACCTTGGCTCCGTAACCGATGTGGTCCTGACCCACATGCATATGGATCACGTTGGCGGGCTGCTCGTCGATGGGGTGAAGGAGCGGCTACGTTCGGACCTGCGGATCCATGTCGCCGCGGCCGAGGTCAAATTCTGGGAGGCACCCGATTTCACCCACGTGTCGATGCCGCCCGGTTTCCCGGACGCGCTTCGGGCTGCCGCCAAGCAGTTCAGAAAAGAATACGATAGCAAGCTTCGATTGTTCGATGATGAGCAGGAGGTAGCGCCGGGCGTCGTCGTCTCCCGAACCGGCGGCCACACACCAGGGCATAGCGTGGTTCGCGTGGCATCGGGCAAGGACCGGCTGATGTTTGCCGGCGATGCCGTGTTCGCCGTCGGCTTCGAACATCCGGATTGGCATAACGGTTTCGAACACGATCCGGAGGAGGCTGCCCGCGTGCGCGTCCGTCTTTTGCGGGAATTGGCGGCGAACGGTTCGTTTCTGGTCGCCACCCACATGCCGTTTCCTTCGGTCGGCCATGTCGCCGCCGACGGCGATGCCTTCCGCTGGGTACCGGCCTTCTGGGACTACTGA